A part of Antennarius striatus isolate MH-2024 chromosome 21, ASM4005453v1, whole genome shotgun sequence genomic DNA contains:
- the eef2k gene encoding eukaryotic elongation factor 2 kinase isoform X4 translates to MEDDLMFSMEEEDGSAKRPPAQRGVPNQRASSLSDAHDSDDEEEFIAPILDDSAREICNYLKNRVYTRQLSGSLPKSNFVFKNEHETAAEPPSYKVLSESARETWRHAIEKAKAMPDPWAEFHLEDIKTESCIRYRYNAITGEWAQDQVHLKMAAQPFGRGAMRECFRTKKLSNFSHSSNWKSASNYVAKSYMETVDRSVYFEDVRLQMEAKLWGEEYSRHRPPKQVDIMQMCVVEMKDRPGKPLFHLEHYIEGKYIKYNSNSGFVRDDNIRLTPQAFSHFTFERSGHQLIVVDIQGVGDLYTDPQIHTEQGTDFGDGNLGVRGMALFFHSHLCNKICKSMGLTPFDLSSAERSQLDCTNKLLKSAQTVLRGCEEVCGSPRVRTMSGSRVPPLLSRMSETSSADESMSDVDSVPCSPLILPCSPLAVPSSAFTGLNEIERCHNYHTGEHKEPDSGGDSGYPSERRSEGDPNDHVDGLTEEKWSFYHSSRAHVHRSSCVATEVERLSALMQKKIGQSILGKVHLAMVRYHEAGRFCEKNEQWDQDSAMFHLDRAALCGELEAIIVLGQCYMQLPHHILPEMEVEDNAGNRMKGFKYLLQAAEAGDRSSMIIVAKAFDTGDRLSADRKQDWEEALHWYDSALNMTDFDEGGDFDGTQDDPRYLLLAREAEMYMEGGFSLDADPQRAGDLFTEAAEAAMAAMKGRLANKYYMKAEEAWALMEE, encoded by the exons ATGGAGGATGATCTGATGTTCAGtatggaggaagaggacgggAGCGCCAAGAGACCCCCGGCCCAACGTGGCGTCCCCAACCAGCGGGCTTCCTCCCTTAGTGATGCCCATGACAGTGACGATGAAGAGGAGTTCATCGCCCCGATCCTGGACGACTCCGCCAGAGAGATCTGCAACTACTTGAAGAATCGGGTTTACACACGCCAGCTGTCCGGCTCTCTCCCTAAGAGCAACTTTGTGTTCAAG AATGAACACGAAACAGCGGCAGAACCTCCGTCGTACAAGGTTTTGTCTGAGAGCGCACGG GAGACATGGAGACATGCGATTGAAAAGGCCAAAGCCATGCCCGACCCCTGGGCCGAGTTCCACCTGGAGGACATCAAGACGGAATCCTGCATCCGTTACAG GTACAATGCCATCACAGGAGAATGGGCTCAAGACCAGGTCCACCTGAAGATGGCGGCGCAG CCCTTTGGGAGGGGGGCCATGAGGGAGTGCTTCAGAAC GAAGAAGTTGTCAAACTTTTCGCACAGCAGCAACTGGAAGTCGGCGTCCAATTATGTTGCCAAGAGTTACATGGAGACGGTGGACAGGAGCGTCTACTTTGAGGACGTCAGGTTGCAGATGGAGGCCAAACTCTGGGGGGAGGAGTACAGCCGCCATCGACCTCCGAAACAG gtggacatcatgcagatgtgtgtggtggagatgaAGGACCGACCCGGTAAACCTCTCTTCCACCTGGAACATTACATCGAGGGCAAGTACATCAAATACAACTCCAACTCTGGCTTTGTGAGGGACGACAACATTCGGCTCACTCCACAG GCCTTCAGTCACTTCACCTTCGAGCGATCGGGCCACCAGCTGATAGTGGTGGACATCCAAGGCGTGGGGGATCTGTACACCGACCCACAGATCCACACCGAGCAGGGGACCGACTTTGGAGATGGAAATCTAG GTGTGCGAGGCATGGCGCTGTTCTTTCACTCTCATCTCTGCAACAAGATCTGCAAGAGCATGGGCCTGACGCCCTTTGACCTTTCGTCTGCCGAGAGGTCCCAGCTGGACTGCACCAACAAACTGCTC AAGTCTGCCCAGACGGTTCTGAGAGGCTGCGAGGAGGTCTGCGGATCTCCCCGTGTTCGGACCATGTCGGGAAGCCGCGTGCCGCCGCTGCTGTCCCGAATGTCCGAGACGTCGTCCGCAGACGAGAGCATGAGCGACGTGGACTCGGTTCCCTGCTCCCCCCTCATCCTCCCCTGCTCCCCGCTGGCTGTTCCCA GCTCAGCTTTTACTGGACTGAATGAAATCGAAAGATGTCACAATTaccacacaggtgaacacaag gagccTGATAGCGGCGGAGACAGCGGCTACCCCAGCGAGAGGAGGAGCGAAGGCGACCCCAACGACCACGTGGACGGG CTGACGGAGGAGAAGTGGAGCTTCTACCATTCTTCTCGCGCTCATGTCCACAGATCTTCTTGTGTTGCCACTGAGGTGGAGCGGCTCAGTGCTCTGATGCAGAAGAAGATCGGACAGTCCATCCTtggaaag GTCCACCTTGCGATGGTGCGGTACCACGAAGCGGGTCGCTTCTGCGAGAAGAACGAGCAGTGGGACCAGGACTCGGCCATGTTCCATCTAGATAGAGCTGCTTTGTGTGGAGAGCTGGAGGCCATCATAGTCCTGGGCCAGTGCTACATGCAGCTGCCTCACCACATCCTGCCGGAGATGGAGGTCGAG GACAACGCAGGAAACCGCATGAAGGGCTTCAAGTATCTCCTGCAGGCTGCTGAGGCCGGTGACAGATCTTCTATGATCATCGTGGCCAAAGCCTTCGATACAGGAGACCGGCTTTCAGCTGATAG GAAGCAGGACTGGGAGGAAGCGCTTCATTGGTACGACAGTGCCTTGAACATGACGGACTTTGACGAAGGAGGAGATTTTGACGGTACTCAAGACGATCCTCGCTACCTCCTGCTGGCCAGAGAGGCGGAGATGTACATGGAGGGAGGCTTCTCGCTGGATGCTGACCCTCAGAGAGCAG GTGATCTTTTTACGGAAGCAGCAGAAGCTGCGATGGCGGCCATGAAAGGTCGATTGGCCAACAAGTActacatgaaagctgaagaggCCTGGGCGCTGATGGAGGAGTAA
- the eef2k gene encoding eukaryotic elongation factor 2 kinase isoform X2: MEDDLMFSMEEEDGSAKRPPAQRGVPNQRASSLSDAHDSDDEEEFIAPILDDSAREICNYLKNRVYTRQLSGSLPKSNFVFKNEHETAAEPPSYKVLSESARETWRHAIEKAKAMPDPWAEFHLEDIKTESCIRYRYNAITGEWAQDQVHLKMAAQPFGRGAMRECFRTKKLSNFSHSSNWKSASNYVAKSYMETVDRSVYFEDVRLQMEAKLWGEEYSRHRPPKQVDIMQMCVVEMKDRPGKPLFHLEHYIEGKYIKYNSNSGFVRDDNIRLTPQAFSHFTFERSGHQLIVVDIQGVGDLYTDPQIHTEQGTDFGDGNLGVRGMALFFHSHLCNKICKSMGLTPFDLSSAERSQLDCTNKLLKSAQTVLRGCEEVCGSPRVRTMSGSRVPPLLSRMSETSSADESMSDVDSVPCSPLILPCSPLAVPSSAFTGLNEIERCHNYHTGEHKEPDSGGDSGYPSERRSEGDPNDHVDGAHHRCKRQYSESDEDSVRRLTEEKWSFYHSSRAHVHRSSCVATEVERLSALMQKKIGQSILGKVHLAMVRYHEAGRFCEKNEQWDQDSAMFHLDRAALCGELEAIIVLGQCYMQLPHHILPEMEVEDNAGNRMKGFKYLLQAAEAGDRSSMIIVAKAFDTGDRLSADRKQDWEEALHWYDSALNMTDFDEGGDFDGTQDDPRYLLLAREAEMYMEGGFSLDADPQRAGDLFTEAAEAAMAAMKGRLANKYYMKAEEAWALMEE; encoded by the exons ATGGAGGATGATCTGATGTTCAGtatggaggaagaggacgggAGCGCCAAGAGACCCCCGGCCCAACGTGGCGTCCCCAACCAGCGGGCTTCCTCCCTTAGTGATGCCCATGACAGTGACGATGAAGAGGAGTTCATCGCCCCGATCCTGGACGACTCCGCCAGAGAGATCTGCAACTACTTGAAGAATCGGGTTTACACACGCCAGCTGTCCGGCTCTCTCCCTAAGAGCAACTTTGTGTTCAAG AATGAACACGAAACAGCGGCAGAACCTCCGTCGTACAAGGTTTTGTCTGAGAGCGCACGG GAGACATGGAGACATGCGATTGAAAAGGCCAAAGCCATGCCCGACCCCTGGGCCGAGTTCCACCTGGAGGACATCAAGACGGAATCCTGCATCCGTTACAG GTACAATGCCATCACAGGAGAATGGGCTCAAGACCAGGTCCACCTGAAGATGGCGGCGCAG CCCTTTGGGAGGGGGGCCATGAGGGAGTGCTTCAGAAC GAAGAAGTTGTCAAACTTTTCGCACAGCAGCAACTGGAAGTCGGCGTCCAATTATGTTGCCAAGAGTTACATGGAGACGGTGGACAGGAGCGTCTACTTTGAGGACGTCAGGTTGCAGATGGAGGCCAAACTCTGGGGGGAGGAGTACAGCCGCCATCGACCTCCGAAACAG gtggacatcatgcagatgtgtgtggtggagatgaAGGACCGACCCGGTAAACCTCTCTTCCACCTGGAACATTACATCGAGGGCAAGTACATCAAATACAACTCCAACTCTGGCTTTGTGAGGGACGACAACATTCGGCTCACTCCACAG GCCTTCAGTCACTTCACCTTCGAGCGATCGGGCCACCAGCTGATAGTGGTGGACATCCAAGGCGTGGGGGATCTGTACACCGACCCACAGATCCACACCGAGCAGGGGACCGACTTTGGAGATGGAAATCTAG GTGTGCGAGGCATGGCGCTGTTCTTTCACTCTCATCTCTGCAACAAGATCTGCAAGAGCATGGGCCTGACGCCCTTTGACCTTTCGTCTGCCGAGAGGTCCCAGCTGGACTGCACCAACAAACTGCTC AAGTCTGCCCAGACGGTTCTGAGAGGCTGCGAGGAGGTCTGCGGATCTCCCCGTGTTCGGACCATGTCGGGAAGCCGCGTGCCGCCGCTGCTGTCCCGAATGTCCGAGACGTCGTCCGCAGACGAGAGCATGAGCGACGTGGACTCGGTTCCCTGCTCCCCCCTCATCCTCCCCTGCTCCCCGCTGGCTGTTCCCA GCTCAGCTTTTACTGGACTGAATGAAATCGAAAGATGTCACAATTaccacacaggtgaacacaag gagccTGATAGCGGCGGAGACAGCGGCTACCCCAGCGAGAGGAGGAGCGAAGGCGACCCCAACGACCACGTGGACGGG GCCCATCATCGCTGCAAAAGGCAGTATTCTGAGTCGGATGAGGACAGTGTCAGACGG CTGACGGAGGAGAAGTGGAGCTTCTACCATTCTTCTCGCGCTCATGTCCACAGATCTTCTTGTGTTGCCACTGAGGTGGAGCGGCTCAGTGCTCTGATGCAGAAGAAGATCGGACAGTCCATCCTtggaaag GTCCACCTTGCGATGGTGCGGTACCACGAAGCGGGTCGCTTCTGCGAGAAGAACGAGCAGTGGGACCAGGACTCGGCCATGTTCCATCTAGATAGAGCTGCTTTGTGTGGAGAGCTGGAGGCCATCATAGTCCTGGGCCAGTGCTACATGCAGCTGCCTCACCACATCCTGCCGGAGATGGAGGTCGAG GACAACGCAGGAAACCGCATGAAGGGCTTCAAGTATCTCCTGCAGGCTGCTGAGGCCGGTGACAGATCTTCTATGATCATCGTGGCCAAAGCCTTCGATACAGGAGACCGGCTTTCAGCTGATAG GAAGCAGGACTGGGAGGAAGCGCTTCATTGGTACGACAGTGCCTTGAACATGACGGACTTTGACGAAGGAGGAGATTTTGACGGTACTCAAGACGATCCTCGCTACCTCCTGCTGGCCAGAGAGGCGGAGATGTACATGGAGGGAGGCTTCTCGCTGGATGCTGACCCTCAGAGAGCAG GTGATCTTTTTACGGAAGCAGCAGAAGCTGCGATGGCGGCCATGAAAGGTCGATTGGCCAACAAGTActacatgaaagctgaagaggCCTGGGCGCTGATGGAGGAGTAA
- the eef2k gene encoding eukaryotic elongation factor 2 kinase isoform X5: MEDDLMFSMEEEDGSAKRPPAQRGVPNQRASSLSDAHDSDDEEEFIAPILDDSAREICNYLKNRVYTRQLSGSLPKSNFVFKETWRHAIEKAKAMPDPWAEFHLEDIKTESCIRYRYNAITGEWAQDQVHLKMAAQPFGRGAMRECFRTKKLSNFSHSSNWKSASNYVAKSYMETVDRSVYFEDVRLQMEAKLWGEEYSRHRPPKQVDIMQMCVVEMKDRPGKPLFHLEHYIEGKYIKYNSNSGFVRDDNIRLTPQAFSHFTFERSGHQLIVVDIQGVGDLYTDPQIHTEQGTDFGDGNLGVRGMALFFHSHLCNKICKSMGLTPFDLSSAERSQLDCTNKLLKSAQTVLRGCEEVCGSPRVRTMSGSRVPPLLSRMSETSSADESMSDVDSVPCSPLILPCSPLAVPSSAFTGLNEIERCHNYHTGEHKEPDSGGDSGYPSERRSEGDPNDHVDGLTEEKWSFYHSSRAHVHRSSCVATEVERLSALMQKKIGQSILGKVHLAMVRYHEAGRFCEKNEQWDQDSAMFHLDRAALCGELEAIIVLGQCYMQLPHHILPEMEVEDNAGNRMKGFKYLLQAAEAGDRSSMIIVAKAFDTGDRLSADRKQDWEEALHWYDSALNMTDFDEGGDFDGTQDDPRYLLLAREAEMYMEGGFSLDADPQRAGDLFTEAAEAAMAAMKGRLANKYYMKAEEAWALMEE; this comes from the exons ATGGAGGATGATCTGATGTTCAGtatggaggaagaggacgggAGCGCCAAGAGACCCCCGGCCCAACGTGGCGTCCCCAACCAGCGGGCTTCCTCCCTTAGTGATGCCCATGACAGTGACGATGAAGAGGAGTTCATCGCCCCGATCCTGGACGACTCCGCCAGAGAGATCTGCAACTACTTGAAGAATCGGGTTTACACACGCCAGCTGTCCGGCTCTCTCCCTAAGAGCAACTTTGTGTTCAAG GAGACATGGAGACATGCGATTGAAAAGGCCAAAGCCATGCCCGACCCCTGGGCCGAGTTCCACCTGGAGGACATCAAGACGGAATCCTGCATCCGTTACAG GTACAATGCCATCACAGGAGAATGGGCTCAAGACCAGGTCCACCTGAAGATGGCGGCGCAG CCCTTTGGGAGGGGGGCCATGAGGGAGTGCTTCAGAAC GAAGAAGTTGTCAAACTTTTCGCACAGCAGCAACTGGAAGTCGGCGTCCAATTATGTTGCCAAGAGTTACATGGAGACGGTGGACAGGAGCGTCTACTTTGAGGACGTCAGGTTGCAGATGGAGGCCAAACTCTGGGGGGAGGAGTACAGCCGCCATCGACCTCCGAAACAG gtggacatcatgcagatgtgtgtggtggagatgaAGGACCGACCCGGTAAACCTCTCTTCCACCTGGAACATTACATCGAGGGCAAGTACATCAAATACAACTCCAACTCTGGCTTTGTGAGGGACGACAACATTCGGCTCACTCCACAG GCCTTCAGTCACTTCACCTTCGAGCGATCGGGCCACCAGCTGATAGTGGTGGACATCCAAGGCGTGGGGGATCTGTACACCGACCCACAGATCCACACCGAGCAGGGGACCGACTTTGGAGATGGAAATCTAG GTGTGCGAGGCATGGCGCTGTTCTTTCACTCTCATCTCTGCAACAAGATCTGCAAGAGCATGGGCCTGACGCCCTTTGACCTTTCGTCTGCCGAGAGGTCCCAGCTGGACTGCACCAACAAACTGCTC AAGTCTGCCCAGACGGTTCTGAGAGGCTGCGAGGAGGTCTGCGGATCTCCCCGTGTTCGGACCATGTCGGGAAGCCGCGTGCCGCCGCTGCTGTCCCGAATGTCCGAGACGTCGTCCGCAGACGAGAGCATGAGCGACGTGGACTCGGTTCCCTGCTCCCCCCTCATCCTCCCCTGCTCCCCGCTGGCTGTTCCCA GCTCAGCTTTTACTGGACTGAATGAAATCGAAAGATGTCACAATTaccacacaggtgaacacaag gagccTGATAGCGGCGGAGACAGCGGCTACCCCAGCGAGAGGAGGAGCGAAGGCGACCCCAACGACCACGTGGACGGG CTGACGGAGGAGAAGTGGAGCTTCTACCATTCTTCTCGCGCTCATGTCCACAGATCTTCTTGTGTTGCCACTGAGGTGGAGCGGCTCAGTGCTCTGATGCAGAAGAAGATCGGACAGTCCATCCTtggaaag GTCCACCTTGCGATGGTGCGGTACCACGAAGCGGGTCGCTTCTGCGAGAAGAACGAGCAGTGGGACCAGGACTCGGCCATGTTCCATCTAGATAGAGCTGCTTTGTGTGGAGAGCTGGAGGCCATCATAGTCCTGGGCCAGTGCTACATGCAGCTGCCTCACCACATCCTGCCGGAGATGGAGGTCGAG GACAACGCAGGAAACCGCATGAAGGGCTTCAAGTATCTCCTGCAGGCTGCTGAGGCCGGTGACAGATCTTCTATGATCATCGTGGCCAAAGCCTTCGATACAGGAGACCGGCTTTCAGCTGATAG GAAGCAGGACTGGGAGGAAGCGCTTCATTGGTACGACAGTGCCTTGAACATGACGGACTTTGACGAAGGAGGAGATTTTGACGGTACTCAAGACGATCCTCGCTACCTCCTGCTGGCCAGAGAGGCGGAGATGTACATGGAGGGAGGCTTCTCGCTGGATGCTGACCCTCAGAGAGCAG GTGATCTTTTTACGGAAGCAGCAGAAGCTGCGATGGCGGCCATGAAAGGTCGATTGGCCAACAAGTActacatgaaagctgaagaggCCTGGGCGCTGATGGAGGAGTAA
- the eef2k gene encoding eukaryotic elongation factor 2 kinase isoform X1 — protein MEDDLMFSMEEEDGSAKRPPAQRGVPNQRASSLSDAHDSDDEEEFIAPILDDSAREICNYLKNRVYTRQLSGSLPKSNFVFKNEHETAAEPPSYKVLSESARETWRHAIEKAKAMPDPWAEFHLEDIKTESCIRYRYNAITGEWAQDQVHLKMAAQPFGRGAMRECFRTKKLSNFSHSSNWKSASNYVAKSYMETVDRSVYFEDVRLQMEAKLWGEEYSRHRPPKQVDIMQMCVVEMKDRPGKPLFHLEHYIEGKYIKYNSNSGFVRDDNIRLTPQAFSHFTFERSGHQLIVVDIQGVGDLYTDPQIHTEQGTDFGDGNLGVRGMALFFHSHLCNKICKSMGLTPFDLSSAERSQLDCTNKLLKSAQTVLRGCEEVCGSPRVRTMSGSRVPPLLSRMSETSSADESMSDVDSVPCSPLILPCSPLAVPSSAFTGLNEIERCHNYHTGEHKEPDSGGDSGYPSERRSEGDPNDHVDGRKMVAPPRVSVLVNCNSPDNRGLTEEKWSFYHSSRAHVHRSSCVATEVERLSALMQKKIGQSILGKVHLAMVRYHEAGRFCEKNEQWDQDSAMFHLDRAALCGELEAIIVLGQCYMQLPHHILPEMEVEDNAGNRMKGFKYLLQAAEAGDRSSMIIVAKAFDTGDRLSADRKQDWEEALHWYDSALNMTDFDEGGDFDGTQDDPRYLLLAREAEMYMEGGFSLDADPQRAGDLFTEAAEAAMAAMKGRLANKYYMKAEEAWALMEE, from the exons ATGGAGGATGATCTGATGTTCAGtatggaggaagaggacgggAGCGCCAAGAGACCCCCGGCCCAACGTGGCGTCCCCAACCAGCGGGCTTCCTCCCTTAGTGATGCCCATGACAGTGACGATGAAGAGGAGTTCATCGCCCCGATCCTGGACGACTCCGCCAGAGAGATCTGCAACTACTTGAAGAATCGGGTTTACACACGCCAGCTGTCCGGCTCTCTCCCTAAGAGCAACTTTGTGTTCAAG AATGAACACGAAACAGCGGCAGAACCTCCGTCGTACAAGGTTTTGTCTGAGAGCGCACGG GAGACATGGAGACATGCGATTGAAAAGGCCAAAGCCATGCCCGACCCCTGGGCCGAGTTCCACCTGGAGGACATCAAGACGGAATCCTGCATCCGTTACAG GTACAATGCCATCACAGGAGAATGGGCTCAAGACCAGGTCCACCTGAAGATGGCGGCGCAG CCCTTTGGGAGGGGGGCCATGAGGGAGTGCTTCAGAAC GAAGAAGTTGTCAAACTTTTCGCACAGCAGCAACTGGAAGTCGGCGTCCAATTATGTTGCCAAGAGTTACATGGAGACGGTGGACAGGAGCGTCTACTTTGAGGACGTCAGGTTGCAGATGGAGGCCAAACTCTGGGGGGAGGAGTACAGCCGCCATCGACCTCCGAAACAG gtggacatcatgcagatgtgtgtggtggagatgaAGGACCGACCCGGTAAACCTCTCTTCCACCTGGAACATTACATCGAGGGCAAGTACATCAAATACAACTCCAACTCTGGCTTTGTGAGGGACGACAACATTCGGCTCACTCCACAG GCCTTCAGTCACTTCACCTTCGAGCGATCGGGCCACCAGCTGATAGTGGTGGACATCCAAGGCGTGGGGGATCTGTACACCGACCCACAGATCCACACCGAGCAGGGGACCGACTTTGGAGATGGAAATCTAG GTGTGCGAGGCATGGCGCTGTTCTTTCACTCTCATCTCTGCAACAAGATCTGCAAGAGCATGGGCCTGACGCCCTTTGACCTTTCGTCTGCCGAGAGGTCCCAGCTGGACTGCACCAACAAACTGCTC AAGTCTGCCCAGACGGTTCTGAGAGGCTGCGAGGAGGTCTGCGGATCTCCCCGTGTTCGGACCATGTCGGGAAGCCGCGTGCCGCCGCTGCTGTCCCGAATGTCCGAGACGTCGTCCGCAGACGAGAGCATGAGCGACGTGGACTCGGTTCCCTGCTCCCCCCTCATCCTCCCCTGCTCCCCGCTGGCTGTTCCCA GCTCAGCTTTTACTGGACTGAATGAAATCGAAAGATGTCACAATTaccacacaggtgaacacaag gagccTGATAGCGGCGGAGACAGCGGCTACCCCAGCGAGAGGAGGAGCGAAGGCGACCCCAACGACCACGTGGACGGG AGGAAGATGGTAGCTCCTCCAAGAGTTTCAGTGCTCGTAAATTGTAACAGTCCTGACAACAGAGGG CTGACGGAGGAGAAGTGGAGCTTCTACCATTCTTCTCGCGCTCATGTCCACAGATCTTCTTGTGTTGCCACTGAGGTGGAGCGGCTCAGTGCTCTGATGCAGAAGAAGATCGGACAGTCCATCCTtggaaag GTCCACCTTGCGATGGTGCGGTACCACGAAGCGGGTCGCTTCTGCGAGAAGAACGAGCAGTGGGACCAGGACTCGGCCATGTTCCATCTAGATAGAGCTGCTTTGTGTGGAGAGCTGGAGGCCATCATAGTCCTGGGCCAGTGCTACATGCAGCTGCCTCACCACATCCTGCCGGAGATGGAGGTCGAG GACAACGCAGGAAACCGCATGAAGGGCTTCAAGTATCTCCTGCAGGCTGCTGAGGCCGGTGACAGATCTTCTATGATCATCGTGGCCAAAGCCTTCGATACAGGAGACCGGCTTTCAGCTGATAG GAAGCAGGACTGGGAGGAAGCGCTTCATTGGTACGACAGTGCCTTGAACATGACGGACTTTGACGAAGGAGGAGATTTTGACGGTACTCAAGACGATCCTCGCTACCTCCTGCTGGCCAGAGAGGCGGAGATGTACATGGAGGGAGGCTTCTCGCTGGATGCTGACCCTCAGAGAGCAG GTGATCTTTTTACGGAAGCAGCAGAAGCTGCGATGGCGGCCATGAAAGGTCGATTGGCCAACAAGTActacatgaaagctgaagaggCCTGGGCGCTGATGGAGGAGTAA
- the eef2k gene encoding eukaryotic elongation factor 2 kinase isoform X3, with translation MEDDLMFSMEEEDGSAKRPPAQRGVPNQRASSLSDAHDSDDEEEFIAPILDDSAREICNYLKNRVYTRQLSGSLPKSNFVFKETWRHAIEKAKAMPDPWAEFHLEDIKTESCIRYRYNAITGEWAQDQVHLKMAAQPFGRGAMRECFRTKKLSNFSHSSNWKSASNYVAKSYMETVDRSVYFEDVRLQMEAKLWGEEYSRHRPPKQVDIMQMCVVEMKDRPGKPLFHLEHYIEGKYIKYNSNSGFVRDDNIRLTPQAFSHFTFERSGHQLIVVDIQGVGDLYTDPQIHTEQGTDFGDGNLGVRGMALFFHSHLCNKICKSMGLTPFDLSSAERSQLDCTNKLLKSAQTVLRGCEEVCGSPRVRTMSGSRVPPLLSRMSETSSADESMSDVDSVPCSPLILPCSPLAVPSSAFTGLNEIERCHNYHTGEHKEPDSGGDSGYPSERRSEGDPNDHVDGRKMVAPPRVSVLVNCNSPDNRGLTEEKWSFYHSSRAHVHRSSCVATEVERLSALMQKKIGQSILGKVHLAMVRYHEAGRFCEKNEQWDQDSAMFHLDRAALCGELEAIIVLGQCYMQLPHHILPEMEVEDNAGNRMKGFKYLLQAAEAGDRSSMIIVAKAFDTGDRLSADRKQDWEEALHWYDSALNMTDFDEGGDFDGTQDDPRYLLLAREAEMYMEGGFSLDADPQRAGDLFTEAAEAAMAAMKGRLANKYYMKAEEAWALMEE, from the exons ATGGAGGATGATCTGATGTTCAGtatggaggaagaggacgggAGCGCCAAGAGACCCCCGGCCCAACGTGGCGTCCCCAACCAGCGGGCTTCCTCCCTTAGTGATGCCCATGACAGTGACGATGAAGAGGAGTTCATCGCCCCGATCCTGGACGACTCCGCCAGAGAGATCTGCAACTACTTGAAGAATCGGGTTTACACACGCCAGCTGTCCGGCTCTCTCCCTAAGAGCAACTTTGTGTTCAAG GAGACATGGAGACATGCGATTGAAAAGGCCAAAGCCATGCCCGACCCCTGGGCCGAGTTCCACCTGGAGGACATCAAGACGGAATCCTGCATCCGTTACAG GTACAATGCCATCACAGGAGAATGGGCTCAAGACCAGGTCCACCTGAAGATGGCGGCGCAG CCCTTTGGGAGGGGGGCCATGAGGGAGTGCTTCAGAAC GAAGAAGTTGTCAAACTTTTCGCACAGCAGCAACTGGAAGTCGGCGTCCAATTATGTTGCCAAGAGTTACATGGAGACGGTGGACAGGAGCGTCTACTTTGAGGACGTCAGGTTGCAGATGGAGGCCAAACTCTGGGGGGAGGAGTACAGCCGCCATCGACCTCCGAAACAG gtggacatcatgcagatgtgtgtggtggagatgaAGGACCGACCCGGTAAACCTCTCTTCCACCTGGAACATTACATCGAGGGCAAGTACATCAAATACAACTCCAACTCTGGCTTTGTGAGGGACGACAACATTCGGCTCACTCCACAG GCCTTCAGTCACTTCACCTTCGAGCGATCGGGCCACCAGCTGATAGTGGTGGACATCCAAGGCGTGGGGGATCTGTACACCGACCCACAGATCCACACCGAGCAGGGGACCGACTTTGGAGATGGAAATCTAG GTGTGCGAGGCATGGCGCTGTTCTTTCACTCTCATCTCTGCAACAAGATCTGCAAGAGCATGGGCCTGACGCCCTTTGACCTTTCGTCTGCCGAGAGGTCCCAGCTGGACTGCACCAACAAACTGCTC AAGTCTGCCCAGACGGTTCTGAGAGGCTGCGAGGAGGTCTGCGGATCTCCCCGTGTTCGGACCATGTCGGGAAGCCGCGTGCCGCCGCTGCTGTCCCGAATGTCCGAGACGTCGTCCGCAGACGAGAGCATGAGCGACGTGGACTCGGTTCCCTGCTCCCCCCTCATCCTCCCCTGCTCCCCGCTGGCTGTTCCCA GCTCAGCTTTTACTGGACTGAATGAAATCGAAAGATGTCACAATTaccacacaggtgaacacaag gagccTGATAGCGGCGGAGACAGCGGCTACCCCAGCGAGAGGAGGAGCGAAGGCGACCCCAACGACCACGTGGACGGG AGGAAGATGGTAGCTCCTCCAAGAGTTTCAGTGCTCGTAAATTGTAACAGTCCTGACAACAGAGGG CTGACGGAGGAGAAGTGGAGCTTCTACCATTCTTCTCGCGCTCATGTCCACAGATCTTCTTGTGTTGCCACTGAGGTGGAGCGGCTCAGTGCTCTGATGCAGAAGAAGATCGGACAGTCCATCCTtggaaag GTCCACCTTGCGATGGTGCGGTACCACGAAGCGGGTCGCTTCTGCGAGAAGAACGAGCAGTGGGACCAGGACTCGGCCATGTTCCATCTAGATAGAGCTGCTTTGTGTGGAGAGCTGGAGGCCATCATAGTCCTGGGCCAGTGCTACATGCAGCTGCCTCACCACATCCTGCCGGAGATGGAGGTCGAG GACAACGCAGGAAACCGCATGAAGGGCTTCAAGTATCTCCTGCAGGCTGCTGAGGCCGGTGACAGATCTTCTATGATCATCGTGGCCAAAGCCTTCGATACAGGAGACCGGCTTTCAGCTGATAG GAAGCAGGACTGGGAGGAAGCGCTTCATTGGTACGACAGTGCCTTGAACATGACGGACTTTGACGAAGGAGGAGATTTTGACGGTACTCAAGACGATCCTCGCTACCTCCTGCTGGCCAGAGAGGCGGAGATGTACATGGAGGGAGGCTTCTCGCTGGATGCTGACCCTCAGAGAGCAG GTGATCTTTTTACGGAAGCAGCAGAAGCTGCGATGGCGGCCATGAAAGGTCGATTGGCCAACAAGTActacatgaaagctgaagaggCCTGGGCGCTGATGGAGGAGTAA